In the Penaeus chinensis breed Huanghai No. 1 chromosome 31, ASM1920278v2, whole genome shotgun sequence genome, one interval contains:
- the LOC125041983 gene encoding uncharacterized protein LOC125041983 — protein MNAPATEVISGSCLCKGIQYCITSKTYQWLRCHCSMCRKAIGAEHCTFFAVPITKLEFRSKKTLKTYKSSEHAVRSFCNKCGCSICMKYDIEEHTIWFNAATADVDVPVVDPHQVFTRDKVPYLDVMSRSHGTIDISAWVVDCARDM, from the coding sequence ATGAACGCCCCTGCAACAGAGGTTATCTCTGGATCCTGCCTTTGCAAAGGAATCCAGTACTGCATAACCAGCAAGACCTACCAATGGCTTCGGTGCCACTGTTCCATGTGCAGAAAGGCCATTGGCGCCGAGCACTGTACGTTCTTTGCCGTTCCGATCACCAAGTTGGAGTTCAGAAGCAAAAAAACACTGAAGACATACAAGAGTTCTGAACATGCTGTGAGATCTTTCTGCAACAAGTGCGGCTGTTCAATCTGCATGAAGTATGATATTGAAGAGCATACCATCTGGTTCAACGCTGCAACTGCAGACGTAGACGTACCTGTTGTTGATCCTCATCAAGTGTTCACAAGGGATAAGGTCCCATACTTGGACGTCATGTCTCGGTCACATGGCACTATCGACATATCGGCGTGGGTTGTCGACTGTGCTAGAGATATGTAA
- the LOC125041898 gene encoding uncharacterized lyase C29B12.13-like has protein sequence MEPISGSCLCKGIQYCIPSKTSQWLRCHCSMCRKAIGAEHCTYFAVPVAKVEFKSKDTLKTFRSSEDAERSFCSNCGCSVCMKYGVEKNTIWFNAATLDVKVPVVDPHQIFTKDKFEYLDVMSQSQGTPDISAWVVDSAKNLV, from the coding sequence ATGGAGCCAATCTCAGGATCCTGCCTGTGCAAAGGCATCCAGTACTGCATCCCCAGCAAGACCTCGCAGTGGCTCCGTTGCCATTGCTCGATGTGCAGGAAGGCCATCGGCGCCGAGCACTGCACCTACTTCGCCGTTCCCGTCGCCAAGGTCGAGTTCAAGAGCAAGGACACCCTCAAGACCTTCAGGAGCTCTGAGGATGCCGAGAGGTCCTTCTGCAGCAACTGCGGGTGTTCGGTCTGCATGAAGTACGGCGTGGAGAAAAACACGATCTGGTTCAACGCCGCCACCCTCGACGTGAAGGTGCCTGTCGTTGACCCCCACCAGATCTTCACCAAGGACAAGTTCGAGTACCTGGACGTCATGTCTCAGTCCCAAGGCACTCCTGATATATCCGCATGGGTGGTAGATAGTGCTAAGAACTTGGTTTAG